In the genome of Gloeotrichia echinulata CP02, one region contains:
- a CDS encoding transglycosylase domain-containing protein: MNSPQPPQKPQTLLGQLTQAAHTIQARVDFSKLALKRNAKVPELWVQDAGVDKAEVYPLLGDRYILGRSSKSCDIVIRNPVVSQIHLSLSRDSSQRTPVFVIKDENSTNGIYRGKRRITSLELRHGDVLTLGPPELQASVRVQYFDPPPWYVKAGTVAAYGVGGVTGLLSLVIGVEWLKFSVTPLPTATRAPIVVYARDGQTPLREPRTTAHIDMKQLADFGPYLPAAVVASEDSRYYWHVGVDPLGILRALLINSRSGDVQQGASTVTQQVARSLFRDYVGRQDSLARKLKEAVVALKLETFYSKDEILLTYLNRVFLGADTSGFEDASRYYFNKPAKDLSLAEAATLVGILPGPNAFDFCGDGPNKLQAAEYRNRVIKRMLEMGKIKPEEANRARRSTVKVSAKVCELQSKTISPYFYNYVFQELESILGEGAAKEGNYIIETQLDPKIQAQAEASLRNSVNRDGSNFGFSQGALVTLDSSTGSILAMVGGTDYKKSQFNRAVQAKRQPGSTFKIFAYTAAILQGISPGKSYSCDPLTWQGFTYKPCRSGSGISLDMATGLALSENPIALRIAREIGLDKVVAMAQRLGVKSSLDPVPGLVLGQSVVNVLEMTGAFGAIGNRGVWNPPHAISRILDSGDCRDLNDFKTCRVIYSFDQDPDANKRVLPNDVAQTMTSLMRGVISRGTGRSAAIGLGEAGKTGTTDKNVDLWFIGFIPSQRLVTGIWLGNDNNSPTSGSSAQAAELWGNYMGRITK, from the coding sequence ATGAATTCTCCCCAGCCCCCCCAAAAGCCACAAACGTTACTTGGTCAACTGACTCAGGCAGCACATACAATTCAAGCTAGGGTTGATTTTTCCAAACTGGCGCTCAAACGTAATGCCAAAGTACCGGAACTTTGGGTGCAGGATGCAGGGGTGGATAAGGCGGAGGTATATCCTCTGTTGGGCGATCGCTATATCCTCGGTCGTAGTTCTAAATCCTGTGATATAGTCATTCGTAACCCAGTAGTCAGCCAAATTCACCTGTCACTCTCGCGGGACTCTAGCCAACGCACGCCGGTTTTCGTCATTAAAGATGAAAACTCTACCAATGGTATTTATCGTGGTAAGCGTCGGATCACTTCCCTAGAATTACGTCACGGCGATGTCCTGACCCTCGGTCCACCAGAACTCCAGGCTTCTGTCCGCGTACAATACTTTGATCCACCGCCTTGGTATGTCAAAGCGGGAACTGTAGCCGCTTATGGTGTTGGTGGTGTCACCGGTTTGTTGTCCCTGGTAATTGGCGTGGAATGGCTGAAATTTTCCGTCACACCCCTACCCACAGCTACCCGCGCCCCAATTGTGGTTTACGCCCGTGATGGACAAACCCCCCTCCGTGAGCCAAGGACTACTGCTCACATAGACATGAAGCAATTGGCGGACTTTGGCCCTTATTTGCCCGCTGCTGTGGTAGCTTCAGAGGATAGCCGTTATTATTGGCACGTTGGGGTTGACCCACTGGGGATTTTGCGAGCTTTATTAATTAATAGCCGCAGCGGTGATGTGCAACAAGGTGCTAGTACTGTTACCCAGCAAGTCGCTCGGAGTTTGTTCCGTGATTATGTAGGTAGGCAAGACTCCCTAGCACGCAAATTAAAAGAGGCTGTTGTTGCTCTGAAATTAGAAACATTTTACAGCAAAGATGAAATTTTACTGACTTATTTAAATCGAGTTTTCCTGGGCGCCGATACCTCAGGCTTTGAAGATGCGTCTCGGTATTACTTTAATAAACCGGCGAAAGATTTAAGTTTAGCGGAAGCAGCAACCTTGGTGGGAATTTTACCAGGTCCCAACGCTTTCGATTTTTGTGGCGATGGTCCAAATAAACTCCAAGCAGCCGAATACCGCAATCGCGTGATTAAGCGAATGCTGGAAATGGGTAAAATCAAACCAGAAGAGGCGAATCGAGCCAGACGCTCGACAGTCAAAGTCAGCGCCAAAGTCTGCGAGCTGCAATCTAAAACAATTAGTCCTTATTTTTATAATTACGTCTTTCAAGAACTCGAATCAATCTTGGGGGAGGGAGCAGCCAAAGAAGGCAACTATATTATTGAAACCCAACTAGATCCCAAAATTCAAGCCCAAGCAGAAGCATCATTGCGGAATTCTGTCAATAGGGATGGCTCAAATTTTGGGTTTTCGCAAGGGGCCTTAGTCACCCTAGATTCCAGCACCGGTAGTATTCTGGCAATGGTGGGAGGCACAGATTACAAAAAAAGTCAATTTAATCGTGCCGTCCAAGCCAAAAGACAACCAGGTTCCACCTTCAAAATCTTTGCTTATACTGCCGCTATTTTGCAAGGGATTTCACCAGGTAAAAGTTATTCCTGTGATCCTTTAACTTGGCAAGGCTTTACCTACAAACCCTGTCGTTCTGGTTCTGGTATTAGTTTAGACATGGCTACAGGACTTGCCCTTTCAGAAAACCCGATTGCGCTCAGGATTGCTAGGGAAATCGGACTAGATAAAGTAGTGGCGATGGCACAGCGTTTGGGGGTAAAGTCATCCCTAGATCCAGTACCCGGATTAGTACTGGGTCAAAGCGTGGTTAATGTATTAGAAATGACAGGAGCTTTTGGTGCAATTGGCAATCGTGGTGTGTGGAATCCTCCCCATGCAATTAGCCGGATTTTAGACAGTGGTGATTGTCGCGATCTCAATGATTTTAAAACCTGTCGTGTCATCTATTCCTTCGACCAAGACCCAGACGCCAACAAACGAGTACTACCCAATGACGTAGCCCAAACCATGACTAGTTTGATGCGTGGGGTAATCTCCAGGGGAACTGGTCGCAGTGCGGCCATTGGATTGGGGGAAGCTGGTAAAACCGGGACAACAGATAAAAACGTTGACTTATGGTTTATTGGCTTTATACCCAGTCAGCGACTCGTCACCGGTATTTGGTTAGGAAATGATAACAACTCCCCCACATCTGGTAGCAGCGCTCAAGCGGCGGAGTTATGGGGAAATTATATGGGGAGAATTACAAAATAG
- a CDS encoding DUF4231 domain-containing protein → MTTSDLTNFNQQSQQEFSYTAGSSFSSAGQKNLLIFKVIESVLLAAVVGAGCLIVLCLDNPQAVIAGAAGLTLAILLFFINREVLQESKKAANQSQLANKAELYTYLLSNNSALEKTSLTPARGKALQYSQDLIDDYKNIRNLSRTLYYVLQLLTVILSGVTPVLVLVDKLEAGQAWLKWLPVICPAVASIVASIVTSFPFQKNWVAANTAVELLEAEQEKFILGITPPYRCYDLADEIQQQQKSSQAIEYFVVQVNNIHLQQLQQTEEKKQEKIESAPASESKSE, encoded by the coding sequence ATGACCACTTCTGATCTGACAAATTTTAACCAGCAAAGCCAACAGGAATTTTCCTACACTGCAGGAAGTTCATTCTCTTCTGCAGGACAAAAAAACTTGTTGATCTTTAAGGTAATTGAGTCTGTATTACTGGCTGCTGTTGTGGGTGCTGGTTGTTTGATTGTTCTTTGTTTAGATAATCCACAAGCTGTAATTGCTGGAGCAGCAGGTCTGACCTTGGCGATTTTGTTGTTCTTCATTAACAGAGAAGTGCTTCAAGAATCCAAGAAAGCTGCTAACCAATCTCAACTTGCCAATAAAGCTGAACTCTATACTTATCTATTGAGCAATAATAGTGCTTTGGAAAAAACTTCCCTAACTCCAGCCAGAGGCAAGGCTTTACAGTATAGTCAAGATTTGATTGACGATTACAAAAACATTCGGAATTTATCCAGGACTCTTTACTATGTTCTGCAACTTCTCACCGTTATTTTATCAGGAGTTACACCTGTTTTAGTCCTGGTAGACAAATTGGAAGCAGGACAAGCATGGCTCAAATGGCTCCCTGTAATCTGTCCCGCTGTTGCTTCTATCGTTGCTAGTATAGTTACCTCCTTTCCTTTTCAAAAGAATTGGGTTGCTGCTAACACCGCTGTTGAATTGTTAGAAGCTGAACAAGAGAAATTTATCTTGGGAATCACTCCGCCTTATCGTTGCTATGATTTAGCAGACGAAATCCAGCAGCAACAAAAGTCCAGCCAAGCGATAGAATACTTTGTTGTGCAAGTAAATAACATTCATCTCCAGCAATTGCAGCAAACTGAGGAGAAGAAGCAAGAGAAAATAGAGTCAGCGCCAGCTAGCGAGTCAAAGTCGGAATAA
- a CDS encoding transposase, with protein sequence MTFPSRYFIVINVNTKCNQVGDFLILLNYQYRAYPDTKQKIQLNNWLRICRYWYNRQLGDRFDWYQYNRTAINFCPLICSIPKLRDNPDYYSQKKQLPVIKSDLIKVSHSGELLDFTSVPSQTLQDVSKRVDLAFSRFIEGDYKGNRSGKPRFKNAARYRTIKIEGQAITVERVEQEWLFLSFSKLKGWVKVRLHRPLPNGFILKNALLTKKADGWYVTICLSDPNIPTFTPDEIAPTWENSLGLDAVLHEDDYLATSENTKLPSLKSFSKSEKRLADISKRKSTKKKGSKSRRKLAKKEAKEHQRIARARIDHAFKTAHTLLKTGKKVFVYEDLNLRALSKKNKAKQDENGKYLPNGQSAKSGLNKSWNDAAFGQFFTILEYIARKAGTRTIAVKPAYTSQLLAYRDEFIFTDCNIRNYWDEKESLLVDRDINAAINVKRVGLGLFPTIKRRKGNPVVDGSTTNSTSKEVLAALRNVPEAYTVFGTPNRCR encoded by the coding sequence TTGACTTTTCCTTCTCGATACTTTATAGTAATAAACGTCAACACTAAATGCAATCAAGTAGGTGATTTCCTTATACTGCTTAACTATCAGTACCGCGCTTATCCAGACACCAAGCAAAAAATCCAGCTAAACAATTGGTTAAGAATTTGTCGATACTGGTACAACAGGCAGTTAGGAGACAGGTTCGACTGGTATCAGTATAATCGGACTGCAATTAATTTTTGTCCGTTAATTTGTTCAATACCAAAATTACGAGACAACCCCGACTATTACTCACAAAAAAAACAACTTCCTGTTATTAAGTCCGACTTGATAAAGGTAAGTCATTCTGGTGAACTACTAGACTTTACAAGTGTTCCATCTCAGACATTACAGGATGTATCCAAGCGTGTAGACTTGGCTTTTTCTCGCTTTATTGAAGGTGATTACAAAGGAAATCGTAGTGGCAAACCTCGTTTTAAAAATGCTGCGCGTTATCGCACAATAAAAATTGAAGGTCAAGCTATTACTGTCGAACGTGTTGAGCAAGAATGGCTATTTTTGTCATTTTCAAAATTAAAAGGCTGGGTAAAGGTGCGTTTACATCGCCCATTACCTAATGGATTTATTTTAAAAAATGCTCTTTTGACAAAAAAGGCGGATGGGTGGTACGTAACCATTTGTTTGTCAGACCCAAATATTCCTACCTTTACACCTGATGAAATTGCTCCAACTTGGGAAAACAGTCTTGGATTGGATGCAGTATTACATGAAGATGATTATTTGGCAACTTCAGAGAATACCAAGCTACCATCGCTAAAATCTTTCTCTAAGTCCGAAAAGAGACTAGCAGATATATCCAAACGTAAATCCACCAAGAAAAAGGGCAGTAAATCACGCCGTAAATTAGCTAAAAAAGAAGCAAAAGAACATCAACGTATTGCCAGAGCTAGAATTGACCATGCTTTTAAAACTGCCCATACCTTGCTCAAAACTGGGAAGAAAGTTTTTGTATATGAAGATTTAAATTTAAGAGCTTTATCAAAGAAAAATAAAGCCAAACAAGATGAAAATGGGAAATATTTACCCAACGGTCAATCAGCTAAATCAGGATTAAATAAATCCTGGAACGATGCTGCATTTGGACAATTTTTCACAATCCTAGAATACATAGCCCGAAAAGCTGGAACTAGGACAATAGCAGTCAAACCTGCATACACATCTCAATTGCTTGCGTATCGTGATGAATTTATCTTCACTGATTGCAACATTCGTAATTATTGGGACGAAAAAGAATCGCTTTTGGTTGATAGGGATATTAATGCCGCTATCAACGTAAAGCGCGTTGGGCTGGGACTGTTCCCAACGATAAAACGCCGTAAAGGGAATCCGGTAGTGGATGGTTCTACTACTAATAGTACCTCTAAGGAAGTTCTGGCAGCATTGCGAAATGTACCAGAAGCCTATACCGTATTTGGTACTCCAAATCGGTGTAGGTAG
- the hrcA gene encoding heat-inducible transcriptional repressor HrcA, with product MQVQLTNRQQHILWATVRHYIATAEPVGSKALIEEFDLGVSPATIRNVMNVLEKSGLLYQPHTSAGRVPSDSGYRIYVDQLITPSEILAKEVELALQNRLHWEDWSLEALLQGAAQILANLSGCIGLITMPQSSKVMLRHLQLVQIEAGKIMLIVVTESYETHSRLIDLASSSAETKFDPEVIDRELHIVSNFLNSHLRGRSLLELATLDWTELDQEFQRYGEFLKNSLAELTRRTLAPAATQIMVRGVGEVLRQPEFSQLQQVQTIIHLLEEEQDQLWRLIFEASEPEDLGKSRVTVRIGAENPLEPIRTCTLISSTYRRGKVPVGSVGVLGPTRLDYENAIAVVAAAAEYLSEAFS from the coding sequence ATGCAAGTCCAGTTGACAAATCGACAACAGCATATACTTTGGGCAACTGTAAGGCACTATATTGCTACAGCAGAGCCTGTTGGTTCAAAAGCACTGATCGAAGAGTTTGACCTGGGTGTCAGCCCAGCAACAATTCGCAATGTGATGAACGTCTTAGAAAAATCTGGGTTACTTTACCAACCACACACCTCTGCTGGACGAGTACCTTCTGACTCTGGTTATCGCATTTATGTTGACCAGCTAATTACACCTTCAGAAATTTTAGCAAAAGAGGTAGAACTGGCACTGCAAAATCGGCTCCACTGGGAAGATTGGAGTTTAGAAGCGCTACTACAAGGCGCGGCGCAAATTTTGGCTAATTTAAGTGGTTGTATTGGTTTGATTACCATGCCGCAAAGCAGTAAAGTAATGTTGCGACATTTGCAATTGGTGCAAATTGAAGCAGGAAAGATTATGCTGATTGTGGTGACAGAAAGTTATGAAACACATTCGCGATTGATAGATTTGGCGTCATCATCAGCAGAAACAAAATTCGATCCAGAAGTCATAGATCGGGAATTGCACATTGTTTCTAACTTTTTAAATAGCCATTTGCGGGGGCGAAGTTTGTTGGAATTAGCCACTCTCGACTGGACTGAATTAGATCAGGAATTCCAACGCTATGGCGAATTCTTGAAAAATTCCCTGGCCGAATTGACCCGTCGCACTTTAGCACCAGCTGCTACACAAATTATGGTTCGGGGTGTGGGAGAAGTTTTACGCCAGCCAGAATTTTCCCAATTACAGCAAGTGCAAACAATTATCCACTTATTAGAAGAAGAACAAGACCAACTGTGGCGATTGATATTTGAGGCTTCCGAACCTGAAGATTTAGGTAAGTCGCGGGTAACTGTTCGCATTGGCGCAGAAAATCCCCTAGAACCAATACGCACTTGTACTTTGATATCTTCTACCTATCGTCGAGGTAAAGTACCAGTAGGAAGCGTGGGCGTTTTGGGACCTACGCGCCTAGATTATGAAAATGCGATCGCCGTTGTCGCTGCTGCTGCTGAATACCTGTCGGAAGCCTTCAGTTAA
- a CDS encoding rhodanese-like domain-containing protein, with protein sequence MTGKSFSQPITQISVEDLAERLSAGDSSIQLVDVREPQELAIASIEGFVNLPLSEFVEWGDQVPTLLNPHAETLVLCHHGIRSAQMCQWLLAQGFTNVKNISGGIDNYSRLVDPTIPQY encoded by the coding sequence ATGACAGGGAAATCTTTTAGTCAACCCATTACTCAAATTAGTGTAGAGGATCTGGCAGAACGTTTGTCTGCTGGTGATTCTAGTATTCAGTTAGTGGATGTGCGCGAACCCCAAGAATTGGCGATCGCTAGTATTGAGGGTTTTGTTAATCTACCCCTGAGTGAATTTGTCGAATGGGGCGATCAAGTCCCTACTCTCTTAAATCCCCATGCTGAAACCCTTGTACTTTGTCACCACGGTATTCGCTCTGCCCAAATGTGCCAATGGTTACTTGCTCAAGGATTTACAAATGTTAAAAATATTTCCGGTGGTATTGATAACTACTCCCGGTTAGTTGACCCTACCATTCCCCAATATTAG
- a CDS encoding DUF3352 domain-containing protein: protein MNSQRSLFGFLVAGAIALIVIVIAGFYWFFPKSPVSLIAPTSQPGAAIFVSKLAPVMVSLLDNPDRLQALERQGEVSQLKTSLLANSAINYEQDIKPWLGNEITLAVTSLDLDRDPENGQQPGYLMVLATRQPEKSREFLELLFSKRVLAGGNLATEEYNGVKLLYDNQPPLQDLLAGAFVGNGFVLFANDPKVLREAINNVQAPDVNLSSSSEYQKTIQQLPKGALATAFLNLPIVAKWQGLELREPTYTSQIISLVLNPQGLLAETSLLSVTEIVPPSAPLAQPVGALQYIPESAGLVIAGANLSNLGDSDLAKFTRQATTTLYGAGEDITSKLVKPLADLQKRWGLNLSQDIFSWVEREYAIALLAQKEQTIANWVFVVEKSPGLSEGIAHLDAIASANGLNTSSLSLDQQKIFAWTELTPATQQTDTKDKPSFSIEAKVQAVHTTLGNYEIFASNLETINEILIAKEDSLIENPNFQNNIAVIPQPNQGYIYLDWTKTQKLLERQQPILKLVEIVGKPLFHNLRSLTVSSYGSDSGFLKGGIFFQIQP from the coding sequence GTGAATAGCCAACGCTCATTATTTGGTTTTTTAGTTGCTGGTGCGATCGCACTGATAGTGATTGTTATTGCTGGCTTTTACTGGTTTTTTCCCAAAAGTCCGGTTAGCCTGATTGCTCCTACCTCCCAGCCTGGTGCTGCTATATTTGTATCGAAACTTGCTCCGGTGATGGTGTCATTGCTGGATAATCCAGACCGACTGCAGGCTTTGGAGCGTCAAGGAGAAGTTTCTCAACTCAAAACCAGTTTATTGGCTAATAGTGCCATAAATTACGAACAAGATATTAAACCCTGGTTAGGGAATGAAATTACATTGGCTGTCACCAGCTTAGACCTGGATCGCGACCCAGAGAATGGACAGCAGCCAGGGTATCTCATGGTACTAGCAACTAGACAACCAGAGAAAAGCCGCGAGTTTTTAGAATTGTTGTTTTCTAAGCGGGTATTAGCTGGAGGAAACTTAGCCACCGAAGAATATAATGGTGTGAAGCTGCTTTATGACAATCAGCCACCATTGCAGGACCTGCTAGCTGGTGCATTTGTTGGCAATGGTTTTGTATTGTTTGCTAATGATCCCAAAGTCCTGCGGGAAGCTATTAATAACGTCCAAGCTCCCGATGTAAATTTAAGCAGTTCTAGCGAATATCAAAAAACTATCCAACAATTACCCAAAGGTGCTTTGGCTACAGCCTTCCTGAATCTGCCAATTGTCGCCAAATGGCAAGGTTTAGAACTGAGGGAACCAACTTATACTAGCCAAATTATTTCTTTGGTATTGAATCCTCAAGGATTATTGGCAGAAACTAGCCTTCTGAGTGTAACAGAAATCGTACCCCCATCTGCGCCACTGGCTCAACCTGTAGGCGCATTGCAATATATTCCTGAATCTGCTGGCTTGGTAATTGCTGGCGCCAATTTGAGCAATTTGGGAGACAGCGATTTAGCCAAATTCACAAGACAAGCGACAACAACGCTATATGGTGCTGGGGAAGATATAACTTCTAAATTAGTCAAACCCTTAGCAGATCTGCAAAAACGCTGGGGTCTAAACTTGTCACAAGATATTTTCAGTTGGGTAGAAAGAGAATACGCCATAGCATTATTAGCCCAAAAGGAGCAAACAATAGCCAATTGGGTGTTTGTCGTCGAAAAATCCCCAGGATTATCAGAAGGTATTGCTCATTTAGATGCGATCGCCTCCGCCAATGGACTTAACACTAGTTCCCTCAGCCTCGATCAGCAAAAAATCTTCGCCTGGACAGAGTTAACACCTGCTACTCAACAAACCGACACCAAAGACAAACCATCCTTTAGTATCGAGGCGAAAGTACAGGCTGTACATACAACCCTGGGAAATTACGAAATTTTCGCTTCCAACTTGGAAACAATCAACGAAATCCTGATAGCTAAGGAAGATTCCCTGATTGAAAACCCCAATTTCCAAAATAATATCGCGGTCATTCCCCAACCCAACCAAGGTTATATATATCTGGACTGGACAAAAACTCAAAAACTTTTAGAGCGTCAACAACCGATACTCAAACTAGTAGAAATAGTAGGTAAACCATTATTCCACAACCTGCGATCGCTCACAGTTAGTAGTTACGGTAGCGATAGCGGATTCCTCAAAGGTGGTATCTTCTTCCAAATCCAGCCTTGA
- the cysE gene encoding serine O-acetyltransferase, translating into MLSTLLTDFRIIFERDPAARNLLEVLFCYPGLQALLCHRLAHWLHIIGIPFIPRLISHLGRFFTGIEIHPGATIGKGVFIDHGMGVVIGETAIIGDYALIYQGVTLGGTGKDSGKRHPTVGENVVVGAGAKVLGNIQIGNNVRIGAGSVVLRDVPSNCTVVGVPGRIVYRSGVRVAPLEHNNLPDSEAEVIRALVDRIESLEQQIQTLKPLYSSAKVPVLVGKLAYDEGNLPTDALQCNLRDHAIQKFLDGAGI; encoded by the coding sequence GTGCTATCTACACTGCTTACCGACTTTCGTATCATATTTGAACGTGACCCAGCTGCCCGTAATTTGTTGGAAGTCTTGTTTTGCTACCCTGGTTTGCAAGCCCTGTTATGCCATCGGCTCGCTCACTGGCTGCATATTATTGGTATTCCTTTTATTCCCCGTCTGATTTCTCACTTAGGTAGATTTTTCACAGGGATTGAAATCCACCCAGGCGCAACAATTGGCAAAGGGGTGTTTATTGACCACGGTATGGGTGTAGTAATTGGCGAAACTGCGATCATCGGCGACTATGCCTTAATTTATCAAGGTGTCACCCTTGGTGGAACTGGTAAAGACAGTGGCAAGCGCCATCCCACTGTAGGCGAAAATGTCGTTGTGGGTGCTGGTGCGAAAGTCCTGGGGAATATCCAAATCGGTAATAATGTCCGCATTGGCGCCGGGTCAGTGGTTCTCAGGGATGTACCTTCTAATTGCACTGTTGTAGGCGTACCCGGTCGGATTGTCTACCGTTCTGGTGTGCGCGTTGCTCCCCTAGAACATAACAACTTACCAGATTCTGAAGCCGAAGTGATTCGCGCTTTAGTTGACCGCATTGAGTCTCTAGAACAACAAATACAAACTCTCAAGCCCCTTTACTCTTCTGCAAAAGTTCCGGTTTTGGTGGGTAAATTAGCCTATGACGAAGGTAATTTACCAACAGATGCTCTTCAGTGTAACCTCAGAGATCACGCGATTCAGAAATTCCTCGATGGTGCAGGGATTTGA